In Oncorhynchus keta strain PuntledgeMale-10-30-2019 chromosome 19, Oket_V2, whole genome shotgun sequence, a single genomic region encodes these proteins:
- the exoc8 gene encoding exocyst complex component 8 encodes MTDQANKLRKQLESANFDPQNYVKHLSQQSDGDRDLQEHRQKIQTLADETAQNLKKNVYKNYRQFIETAKEISYLESEMYQLSHILTEQKSIMESITQSLLSTDKDETAKEMLAAFPKETEEVKQRTLTTLLEKVEGCKNIMDTPGRYLVYNGDLVEYDVDNMAQLQKVHAFLMNDCLLIATWLANRHGTVKYKYNALYDLESFAIVNVKDHPPMKDMFKILMFPESRIFQAENSKIKKEWLEILDETKKNKVTKEKHKTEEVELPNSPVRPEVLVSTNPFDDEETNPFDSEEAVDLGLEWIQELPEDLDVCIAQRDFEGAVDLLDKLNEYLKDQPVNMRVKELRVKVDERVRQLTEVLVFELSPDRSLRGGPKATRRAVSQLIRLGQSTKACELFLKNRAAAVQTAIRQLRIEGATLLYIHKLCNIFFTSLLETAKEFEMDFAGNTGCYSAFVVWSRSSMKTFVDAFSGQVFDSKESLSTAAECVKVAKEHCKQLSEIGLDLTFTLQSLLVKDIKAALQSYKEIIIEATKHRNSEEMWRKMNLMTPEALTKLKEEMRSCGMSSFNQYTGDDCWVNLSYTIVAFTKQMMVFLEEGLKLYFPELHMVLLESLREIILVAVQHVDYSLRCEQEAEKKAFILQNASFLHDTVLPVVEKRFEEGVGKPAKQLQDLRKSARHIRVNPDSTMSQV; translated from the coding sequence ATGACAGACCAGGCGAACAAACTGCGCAAGCAATTGGAATCAGCTAATTTCGACCCCCAAAATTATGTCAAGCATCTCTCACAACAGTCTGATGGCGACAGAGATTTGCAGGAACATCGTCAAAAAATACAGACCCTAGCAGATGAAACGGCTCAAAACCTGAAGAAAAATGTCTACAAGAATTACAGACAGTTCATCGAAACTGCCAAAGAGATTTCGTACCTGGAGAGTGAGATGTACCAACTGAGTCATATTTTGACAGAGCAGAAGAGTATCATGGAGAGTATTACCCAGTCTTTGCTCTCAACAGATAAGGATGAAACGGCAAAGGAGATGCTGGCAGCATTCCCcaaagagacagaggaagtgaaaCAGAGAACACTGACTACACTGCTTGAGAAAGTAGAGGGGTGCAAAAACATTATGGACACCCCAGGCAGGTATTTAGTGTACAATGGCGACCTGGTTGAATATGATGTGGACAACATGGCACAACTTCAAAAAGTGCATGCCTTCCTGATGAATGATTGCCTTCTTATTGCCACCTGGTTAGCGAATCGCCACGGTACAGTGAAGTACAAATACAATGCACTGTATGATCTGGAGAGCTTTGCAATCGTCAACGTGAAAGACCACCCCCCAATGAAGGACATGTTCAAAATCCTGATGTTCCCCGAAAGCCGCATATTTCAGGCAGAGAACAGCAAGATTAAAAAGGAGTGGCTGGAGATCCTCGATGAGACAAAGAAAAATAAAGTGACGAAGGAAAAACATAAGACGGAAGAGGTAGAGTTGCCCAATTCACCTGTGAGACCAGAGGTCTTGGTCTCGACCAACCCTTTTGATGACGAAGAGACCAACCCTTTTGACTcagaggaggcagtggatctgGGATTGGAGTGGATCCAGGAGCTTCCCGAGGACCTGGACGTGTGCATTGCCCAACGCGACTTTGAAGGTGCCGTGGACCTCCTGGACAAGCTGAACGAGTACCTGAAGGACCAGCCTGTCAATATGAGGGTGAAGGAGCTCAGGGTGAAGGTGGATGAGCGTGTCCGACAGCTGACGGAGGTGCTGGTGTTTGAGCTCTCTCCTGACCGTTCCCTCCGTGGGGGACCCAAAGCGACCCGTCGGGCAGTGTCTCAGTTAATCCGGCTGGGGCAGTCCACCAAGGCCTGTGAGCTCTTCCTGAAGAACCGAGCCGCTGCTGTGCAGACCGCCATCCGCCAGCTGCGCATTGAGGGGGCTACTCTGCTCTACATACACAAGCTCTGCAACATcttcttcactagcctgctggaGACGGCCAAAGAGTTTGAGATGGACTTTGCCGGTAACACAGGCTGCTATTCTGCATTTGTGGTCTGGTCACGCTCATCCATGAAGACGTTTGTGGATGCCTTCAGTGGGCAGGTGTTTGACAGCAAGGAGAGCCTCTCCACTGCTGCTGAGTGTGTCAAGGTGGCCAAGGAGCACTGCAAGCAGCTCAGTGAAATTGGCCTGGACCTCACCTTCACGTTGCAGTCCCTCCTGGTGAAAGACATCAAGGCAGCCCTGCAGAGCTACAAGGAGATCATCATTGAGGCCACCAAGCACCGAAACTCTGAGGAGATGTGGAGGAAGATGAACCTGATGACTCCAGAGGCTCTGACCAAGCTGAAGGAGGAAATGCGCAGCTGTGGCATGAGCAGCTTCAATCAGTATACAGGAGATGACTGCTGGGTCAACCTCAGCTACACCATCGTGGCCTTCACCAAACAGATGATGGTTTTCCTGGAGGAGGGGCTGAAGCTCTACTTCCCAGAGTTGCACATGGTCCTGCTGGAGAGCTTGAGGGAGATCATCCTTGTGGCTGTGCAGCATGTCGATTACAGCCTGCGATGTGAACAGGAGGCAGAGAAGAAAGCCTTCATTCTCCAAAATGCCTCCTTCCTGCACGATACTGTCCTCCCTGTGGTGGAAAAGAGGTTTGAGGAAGGAGTGGGGAAACCTGCTAAGCAATTACAGGACTTGAGAAAAAGTGCACGGCACATTCGTGTCAATCCTGATAGCACTATGTCTCAGGTCTAG
- the fam89a gene encoding sprT-like domain-containing protein Spartan, with product MNGKSANGTAGGTLASIEGLPPLPKSLSGLLNSSGGSWREMERMYAKKTMIQDDLSRGRNNSDNLLANKPANLDAALALLRKEMVGLRQQDMSLLCQLWSLHESIQEYKGSCQDLSAGHGIENGYFDEDDEYYQETSTTPTDQPEGSGATSPKNGTSKDSWLQDSFHITI from the exons ATGAACGGTAAATCTGCGAATGGCACAGCGGGCGGAACACTGGCCTCCATTGAGGGGCTACCCCCACTGCCAAAGAGCCTAAGCGGCTTGCTGAATTCAAGTGGCGGGtcttggagagagatggagaggatgtaTGCAAAGAAAACCATGATCCAAGACGACCTTAGCCGTGGGCGAAACAATTCCGACAATCTGCTTGCAAATAAACCGGCCAATCTTGATGCGGCTTTAGCACTCCTCCGAAAAGAAATG GTGGGATTGCGTCAGCAGGATATGTCTTTGCTGTGTCAGCTCTGGTCCCTCCATGAGTCAATCCAAGAGTACAAAGGCAGTTGCCAGGATCTCAGCGCCGGTCATGGGATAGAGAACGGCTACTTTGACGAAGATGATGAATACTACCAGGAGACCAGCACAACACCAACTGACCAACCGGAGGGAAGTGGGGCAACATCTCCCAAAAATGGGACAAGCAAGGATTCCTGGCTACAAGACTCTTTTCACATCACCATTTGA